From Ancylothrix sp. D3o:
GCTGTTCTTTACCGGCAAAGTCGTTATCCGGTTGCAAAAACAGCATACAGTGGCATTCTTTGCGCTCGCGCATGGGTACACAAGGGCAATTCCAAAAGGCAGCCGCAACTTCTGCCTCTTTGTCTTCGTAGTGCCGGCACGGACAAAGCGGCGCACCGAGTTCGTCTTTATGTTTGGCTAATCCTTCGATGACAACGGCGGTGATGCTCAAGTCAGAGCAAAAATAAGTGCCGGTGCGCTGCGCGTAGGTTTCCGAGAAGTGGCGCATCGCTTCGACGCTTTTTTCAGTTGCTTGCGTGGGGGTTTCGGGTGCGTTCATTCGGCAGGCGATGTAGTTGGCAACTAATAATGGTCTATAATCGGTTAAACAACTTGATTGTTGCTTTACTTTCATTTTAGGTTACTTTAGCAACCTTGATGTTGTCAAAGTCTAAAAACGTAAATTTTCGTGACAGATTTTTTTATAGCTGGGCAAAACGATGACCACCATTCACGAACCCACCACAAAACAAGACATCCTGCAATATTTGCTCCAGCAGGGTCAAGCAACGGCGCAGGAGTTGGCCGAAAGGCTGGAAATTAGCCCCCAGG
This genomic window contains:
- a CDS encoding ferredoxin thioredoxin reductase catalytic beta subunit is translated as MNAPETPTQATEKSVEAMRHFSETYAQRTGTYFCSDLSITAVVIEGLAKHKDELGAPLCPCRHYEDKEAEVAAAFWNCPCVPMRERKECHCMLFLQPDNDFAGKEQQISFEQIRETTNQY